Proteins from one Juglans microcarpa x Juglans regia isolate MS1-56 chromosome 1S, Jm3101_v1.0, whole genome shotgun sequence genomic window:
- the LOC121246767 gene encoding protein DMP2-like, with protein MGASKSKESSQRLTIKDETLSGLGNLVRFLPTGTVFTYQFLSPTLSNYGHCNTYNKFLTAILVGLCGLACFFSTFTDSYVGDDKKTHYGIATSKGLWPSPESKNVDLSAYKLRFADFVHAFCTVTVFGVVVLLDQNTVGCFYPVSDSIEKTLLKMLPPAVGVVSSVVFMAFPNKRHGIGYPRSSSSTDQSSRDSKSTGGEVSLTEA; from the coding sequence ATGGGTGCATCCAAGTCTAAGGAAAGCTCCCAGAGATTAACCATTAAAGACGAAACATTATCAGGTCTTGGAAACCTAGTGAGGTTCCTCCCGACGGGGACAGTCTTCACGTACCAGTTCCTCAGCCCTACCTTATCCAACTATGGCCACTGCAACACCTATAACAAGTTCCTCACTGCCATCCTCGTTGGTCTCTGCGGTCTGGCTTGCTTCTTTTCTACTTTCACTGACAGTTATGTCGGAGATGACAAGAAAACCCACTACGGGATTGCAACGTCGAAGGGTCTTTGGCCCTCGCCAGAGTCCAAGAACGTCGACTTGTCGGCCTATAAGCTTCGGTTTGCCGACTTCGTTCATGCCTTCTGTACGGTGACTGTGTTTGGAGTCGTCGTGCTTTTGGATCAAAATACTGTGGGGTGCTTCTATCCGGTGTCGGACTCCATTGAGAAAACTTTGCTCAAGATGTTGCCTCCTGCTGTTGGTGTGGTGTCGAGTGTGGTTTTCATGGCTTTTCCTAACAAGCGCCATGGAATCGGATACCCTagaagtagtagtagtactgatCAGTCTTCCAGGGATTCCAAGTCTACTGGCGGAGAAGTATCCTTAACGGAAGCCTAA